The sequence GCAGAGGAGGAGGCGGTTCCGACAGACGATGCAGCCGCTACAGCTGATGATGCTGCTCCGGCAGAGGAAGCACCAGCCGAAGAGGTTGTGGTTGAATAGTCTTTCGTTGCTAACGAACGAAAAAAACGTTCTATCATTAAGGCAGAGTTTAAACGCTCTGCCTTTTTTGTTGTTCCGTATCAAATTGAAAATGGTATTATAGCTTGATACAACCAGCATGGATAAACAATAATGACAAAAAATAACGCAGCACTGGGCCAAATTGACCTTCCTGAATGGGATCTGTCGGACCTATATCAGTCTCTAAAAGATCCAAAAATTCAAAGCGATATGGACTATTGTGCCAAGGGTGCGGAATCATTCGCCCAAACATACGGTGGAATGTTTGTTGGTGATTTCATTCAGGCCTATGACCTTGCAAAGGCCATTCAAATTTATGAAAATCTGAGCGAGCTTTTGGGGCGACTGTCTAGCTTTGCCGGCCTGAATTATTATAAAAATTTAACGGATTCAGCAGCGCAGCAATTTTATCAAGAAACGTCTGAAAAAATCACAAAAATTAGCACGCATTTTATTTTTTTCACGCTGGATATCAATAAAATTCCCGATGAACCTTTGCAAAAAGCATTGGCTGAATCGACTGAATTAAAACGGTACGAACCTTGGATTCGACACATTCGAACTTTTAAAGCCCACCAGCTTTCATCGGAGGCCGAAAAGCTGTTCATGGAAAAAGCATTAACATCCAGCAGTGCTTGGAATCGTTTATATGACGAAACTTTAGCGAGCATGAAATTCATCATAGATGGGCAAAGTTTGACCCTGTCCCATGTTACAGAAATGATGAGCCATAAGGATCCAAAAGTTCGACGTCAGGCTGCCATGGCTTTGTCGGATGGATTAAACCAAAACCTTTCCCTCTTGGCATTCATCACAAATACGTTAATAAAGGACAAGGAAACAGAGGATACCTGGCGTCAGTATTCATCCCCAACCAGCGAACGTCATTTGGCCAATCAGGTGGAGCCCGAGGTTGTGGAGGCGTTAGTATCCGCCGTCAAAAGTCAGTATCCGAATTTGTCACATCGGTATTATGCGCTGAAAGCAAAAATGCTGGGTCAGCCCACATTACAGTACTGGGACCGAAATGCGCCATTGCCCGATGTCGCAGAATCGAAAACCAGCTGGCTACAAGCGCGTCAGATTGTGCTGCAAGCATACGAACAATTCAGCCCCAAAATGGCCGAGATTGGCCGCCCGTTCTTTGACAATCATTGGATTGACGTTCCAACGTTAGACGGCAAAACATCCGGTGCATTTTCGCATCCAACAGTCCCGTCTGTGCATCCCTATATCCTGCTCAATTACCAGGGGAATTTGCGCGATGTAACAACGTTGGCGCATGAATTGGGGCATGGCATCCACCAAGTGTTGGCAGCAAAGCAGGGGCACCTGTTGTCACAGACGCCATTGACATTGGCCGAAACGGCATCCGTGTTTGGGGAGATGCTGACGTTCAAATCGTTGCTGAAACAGTGCACGGACCCAGCCCAGCGTCGCCAGCTTTTGGCCAGCAAGATCGAGGATATGCTGAATACGGTTGTTCGCCAAATCGCGTTTTACGATTTTGAAAAACGCATCCATACTCAACGGAGGCAGGGGGAGTTAACGTCCGAAACATTGGGGGATATTTGGATTGAAACACAGCGGGAGGCATTAGGTGATGCTATCGTTTTGGATCCGCTGGTTCGTCCATACTGGGGATATATTTCGCATTTTATTCATTCGCCGTTTTATGTATATGCATATGCTTTTGGGGATTGTCTTGTGAATTCACTGTATGCGGTTTATGAAAAGCAACCGGATGGATTTGCTGAAAAATACGTTGATTTGTTGTCAGCTGGCGGTACAAAGCATTTTGCGGACCTTTTGGAACCATTCGGTTTGGATGCTCGCCACCCCAGTTTTTGGCAGCAAGGATTGACTATGATTGCGTCATTTATTGATGAGCTGGAGGCGATTGTTTCGGTTGGATAAACAGAAAATCGATTTATTATTGCATCGTTAACCAGATATTAACCATTTGGTCCCATAATTCTCTTTAGGCATCACGCACAAATAATTATAAAGAGGGTTAAAATGTTTTATCAAGTAAACGATCATGTCAGTAATCTCGGTCAACAAACGGAAATTACTTTAAATGGTCGGTTAACGCATGCAGACTATCCAGTATTCCATAAAATCACCAATGACTTGGGAAAGACAGAAAAGCAAACATGCGTTTTTAATTTATCCCGGTTAGATTTTATTGATTCCGCTGGTGTTGGAATGCTATTGCTGGCACAAGATAAAGTCCAAGAAGGAAACGGCAAAGTCATCGTTCGTGGTGTCCATAGTCAAGTCAAAAAAATGATTGAACTGGGGCATTTTGAAAATTATCTAACCATCGAAAATCGTGATGATGCTTAGGTTTGCAAGGGGATGTGGACTGGGACTGGTTGTTGCTTGTCTGGTTTCCCTGGCCCACGCATCCACCCTTATTTTTGATTTGATCCCCAGCGATATATCCAAAATGGGCAAGATTCACGATGATCCCAACAATTTTCGGACAACGTGGGATGATGATCGAAAGGGGAGTCAGGGTATTAACCGAACGGGCCTGGCTGACCTTAAGATTTCCGGAAGCGCCCAGTTTTCTGCCAGTCAACTTAAACACATGCTGAATCGGTTGCAGCAAAAAGATGTCATTCTGGTTGATCTGCGGCAGGAACATCATTTTTTTCTTAATGGCTTGTCTGTTTGCCAATACAGCCCCTATTTCAACGCAACCTGGGGAAAAACGTCTGATGAAACTAAATGGGAAGAAGAAAAAGTTGCCGGACTTTTGCGCAATGGGCAAAATCTGAATGTCGGACTTGTTACTAAACGTGGGGAAAACGATACGATTCAAGCCGCGATTCAGGAATGG comes from Alphaproteobacteria bacterium and encodes:
- a CDS encoding M3 family oligoendopeptidase, which gives rise to MTKNNAALGQIDLPEWDLSDLYQSLKDPKIQSDMDYCAKGAESFAQTYGGMFVGDFIQAYDLAKAIQIYENLSELLGRLSSFAGLNYYKNLTDSAAQQFYQETSEKITKISTHFIFFTLDINKIPDEPLQKALAESTELKRYEPWIRHIRTFKAHQLSSEAEKLFMEKALTSSSAWNRLYDETLASMKFIIDGQSLTLSHVTEMMSHKDPKVRRQAAMALSDGLNQNLSLLAFITNTLIKDKETEDTWRQYSSPTSERHLANQVEPEVVEALVSAVKSQYPNLSHRYYALKAKMLGQPTLQYWDRNAPLPDVAESKTSWLQARQIVLQAYEQFSPKMAEIGRPFFDNHWIDVPTLDGKTSGAFSHPTVPSVHPYILLNYQGNLRDVTTLAHELGHGIHQVLAAKQGHLLSQTPLTLAETASVFGEMLTFKSLLKQCTDPAQRRQLLASKIEDMLNTVVRQIAFYDFEKRIHTQRRQGELTSETLGDIWIETQREALGDAIVLDPLVRPYWGYISHFIHSPFYVYAYAFGDCLVNSLYAVYEKQPDGFAEKYVDLLSAGGTKHFADLLEPFGLDARHPSFWQQGLTMIASFIDELEAIVSVG
- a CDS encoding STAS domain-containing protein — its product is MFYQVNDHVSNLGQQTEITLNGRLTHADYPVFHKITNDLGKTEKQTCVFNLSRLDFIDSAGVGMLLLAQDKVQEGNGKVIVRGVHSQVKKMIELGHFENYLTIENRDDA